AGAGTTCATCATTTCTGCACCTTTAGCTTCACCATTATGTATTTGGAACATCTTTTGGGCAGTGAAGGTTTTGACATGCTGTTTCATGTTAAATTCAGTAAGCTTGATCTGGAATTCCAGCTGATGGTGCAGATAAAGGGTTTCaaattcctttgcaggatgatcTCCCTGTATTATCATATACAATAGTTTAGAATTTCAAAACCTGTATCGAGTGACTAAGTGTAAAAAACAGTATATACTCGAAAATGGATGGATGAATGTTGACCTGCTCTATCTTTGACATGCCTGTGGTGGGGGCGGCCAGGATCAAGTTTTCCACCTCTCTGTCGAATGCTACAAAGCTAGTCCTGCCTGTGGAGTCCTGCACCTCCATTTCTAGATGGTACCTTATATATTTTTTATGTTGTTCGTCAAGCACATTTCAATTATCATAAAGAATTTGTGGATAGTTCATTGATTTGTTCGGAATTACTTACCTAGGCACCGCTGTGACCTCCATTTGACATGTTGTGCACCAAGTCTTATTGCCACGTATCTCTACCTTCTTGCTGCACTTTTCACAGGATGAGTAGGACCGTAGGTCAAGGATACTTTGGATAGTAGCTCTGCAACTGAAGATGTTGTTCTCCTGAATGCATTCATTTTCAGATAACCAAAAAGAATTGTGAAGCCATGATTAAGTTGCCGCAGCTATAGGTACTACTAATTTGTTTAACAATGAGTAATTTAACTATTACCTGTTTTTTGGGATCCCATACAGCATCCTGTAATTCCAAAATACTTTTTCGGTTTTGAATTGCCGATTCGCCCACCATGGATCTTCCCCTTATCGGTACAATTGACCTCTTTGTCAATTGCTCGACTTCGGGGATAGATAAGTTGTAGTAGAGCTTTGTCGCATTTGTGGAAGCAAGTGAGTACTTGCCTGTCAATGTCGCAAACACACTTTAGTTAGAAATATTATAATTATCCAATTGAACTTATTGGGAAGCCAGATTTTACCTCTAAATTCATTGACGTAGGTTGAAACTGCTATCAAGATGACTGGCTTCGAGTGGCTCTGGATAATTTCTCTACTGATTAGGGCAGTTGAATTTTCCCACAACGTGATTTTTATCACCTTGCCCCTGTCATAAGATTGTTTCATGTCAATAAGGCAGGTAATATATGGTTTAGGATTAATTTTCTCTGTAGATAAATAACAAGTTCTTACCTCATGTTTTCAATGCTGATTTCCCgctttgttattttctttccaTCGTACCGAGTTACAACTTTGACAGGGGCGATAGACGACAGTTTTCCGACAACATCTGCAATACATGTTCAGATTTTAAATAAGAACAACCTACAAAGGTACTCAAATTCATATATGTTCTTTTTTGTTTGATACAGGTATAATACCGGACCTGTCAGGGTTGAGTTTCCGGATTCCAATTGTTTTGGAAGGGATTCAAACTCTACAAATGTGTATTTGTAGTCAGGAATGGAGACCCGAGTTGCATCCAGTACCCTGACTTCTGTGCTTGGTGTGAACACAATTATGCGCTTGGTGTCCACAGGGCGATAAGTTTGTTTTGCCCCTCTGACGTCGTAATTTTCAATCGAGAAGATTCTTCCGTGCTGAAATAGGGAGCCAAATTTCCCTATCATGTTCTTCGGTACAGATGCAGATAAAGTTGCTCCctgcatttttttttattaggcaTGGGTCAGCTCTGTTGTCATTCAGTTTCACAATAAACAAAAATACTGCGCACATATTTAATTTGTCTAAGAGATAAAAACTTGTTGCTTACATTGCTGTCGATGAGTAGCATATCGAGACTCAAAATTTCACTGGTGTAGAAAGAGAGTTCTTCCCAACTCCTCACAATCCTTGCTTGGATTTTCGGGTTTCCCACATCAACAAAATTTgttggggtaatttgcgttacctcccctggagaagatcataatttgagttacctcccctacagaacaaatattagtaaaacctcctctcgtcactttttATATCCAAACCCGGTTAGCCGAGTCAGCTGCTTCGTACAGCTGGATGCtcttaggggaggtaactcaaattatgatcttctctaGGGGAGGTaattcaaattatgatcttctcagctaaccgggtttggatggaaaaagtgacgagaggaggttttactaatatttgttccgtaggggaggtaactcaaattatgatcttcttcaggggaggtaacgcaaattaaccCAAATTTGTTTGTTGCACGAAGTTGCAGTTACTTTGTCCTTCCATGTCTTTGTTACCTGCAAAGTATGTACAAAGCTAGAATTAGTTGGAATGAGGccattgttggagaaaatgtaaGAAAAATAATGCGTATTATGAGTTTTATGTTAGTGAAGAGGGATTGCTTACCTTGTATACTGTACTGGTATAGCCTGAAACAGGGGTTTGTAGGTGTGGCGAGAAGGGGAGGAGTTTGGGTGATTTAAATAGTGATGAGCTCATTAAGAGGATTATTGATGGCTTGGTTAATGTCACAATTATTTTTCAGTTACATTTTAATCTAATCTGGCGTCTATATGTCTCACTACCGTTTTGGAAGATctgaagacttgtcaagaatttGGGTGGGCATGCATAGGAGGGTATATTTTAAATCTAATCTGGAATGAACTTCTGATTCTTTTAAAGTTGCACAAACTCTCAGACTTCGAACTgctctgcattatatttttaagCATAGTGTTAGGTATATGCGCCTGTCTCTGTATAGGCGTTCATTCAATGACAGAGAAAGAACTTCCATTAAAGGATAAACATGTTCAGAATTTGCTTTGAAGATTCATTCCTGTTTTAAGGATATTTGGGCTAGTTTGCTTTTGCAGTTTGTATTACTCAGTCACTTTTTTTTCTATTCATATTCTTGCTCATAAAAATGCCTTAGTGAAAGAAGATATAAGATACTATTCTCTTATACTCAAATTAGCAACTCTAACTAAGAAACCAGAAAACACTCAAAGAATGCAAATACCAGGAGTTGTATTGTTTGGTATTGCTTGGTTTTATCTGCAGCAACAATCGTATTCCCTACTGACAAATAAGCTGGGTCATATTTCTAGTTTTATCAGTTTCAGCCAAAAATGAACCATTTTGTTTTCGTTATTGCCTGGGATTTTCTATTGGCCTAGTTCCTTGTAAGGTTTGAGTAAGAAATGAGAGCAAGTAAGAAGAATAAACAAGACTCAAAATTGTATAAAAATTAAAACATACCGTAATAATGAAGAATCAAGAGGGTGACGCAAGATTTTAAGATTAAACTCGTGTTTGGATTTATAATTGTCTCTACCAATAATCTCCACAAGAACATTTTCCATCCTTGAAATGATGAAACCTTTTGTTATCTCTCACAATAATCTCCCTTTCAACAATTTTAGATATGATCTTAATAGCGTTGTGACAATCCCCGCATATTCTGAGGTTCTTGATTATTCTCAATGTAGTTCCTTCTGGTGTACTAATAAGCCCATATGCAATGGCTAACCTCTCACTATGATACATCAATGCCTTCTCTTTAGCTTCTTCATCGATATCATGAAGTACATATTTGGTATCCGGCACATAACCAGCTGCCTTCATTTCCTCACCTAACGACTTTAGCTTCACATAAGCCTCACTCTTCTTAGGAATCTCTCTCTTTTGGTTTGAGATCAGGTTATTCTTTGATCTCTTTTTATTGCTACAATTCAAACCAGAAGCAGATGCAATAGAATTTTCAGCCAATCGCTGATTCGTCCCAGTTGAAGAGTACTTTCTTAGGGTCTCCCATAATATAGAATTTTGTCCAATTGGCATCACCTTATTTATAAAAGCCTCAGCTTCACTGATCTTTCTCAATTTTCCAAGAAGCTCAACAATGCTTACATAATGTTCCGTCAAAGGAGTAATGCCGTAATCCTTCTCCATCGATTCCAAATGTGCCATGCCTTCCTCCAATGCTCCTAAGCTTCGGCAAGCCATCAAAACTCCAGTAAAAGTTGACTCGTTTGGTGTAAACCCCTTTTTCTTCATCTCGCTGAAAACTCTAAGAGCCTCTTCACATTTCCCGCTTTTAGCAAAACCCATAATCACATTGTTCCACGAATCCAAATTAGACTGAGGCATTTCTTCAAGCACTTTAAGGGCATCATTTACACTACCCAATTTACTAAACATTTCAAGTAATTTCTTGCAGATAAAACTGCTTATACTAAATTTTTTTGATGAACCCATTATGTAATCATGGATTCTTCTTCCAGATACCAACGAATTTGAATCAATACATGCTTGAATGATTAAAATTAAGCTATTCTGATCTAAAGACTCACCATGCTTCTCTATATCTTCAATAACATCAataattcttccttctttgcACAATTCATCATAATAGTCATTCCCTTGAGTAGTATGAGGAAGTAATTCTCTGTTGGAGACCAAACCCAGTAAACCTCTCCTGCAATTAGGTTGTAAACGTGTCTCATAACCACTGAAAACAGAGTAAAATGAAGCAAACTTTAATTTGTTGAAGCTACTGTTAATCATTATGGTTGTTTTTGGACTTGATAGCTTGGGTAATGAAGGTTTATTTGTAAAATTAACTGTAGTACTATGTTGATTCATCTCTTccaattttaaaataaaataaaataattcacgCTTCAAGATTTATTTCCTTTGAAAGATTGTTCAAGAGAGGTTAGAGTTAATTTTTTTAAATTGAAAACTTCATGTTGGAGAGAAACCAGTTTTCAGGTTTGAAGATAGTGTAGTACTATCACAGTGATTTTAGTGGTGCCATACTGGCAGTATATATATCCTTATCCTAAACTGAAGCAGAGCATATCATTTGGGCTGCGGCCTGTGACTCCTGTGAAGGGTCTCTGACTCTCTGGGGAGATGCTCGGTCCGAGCGACCAATAGCTTTCTAAGAAACCTGTTTTGCATACAAAACCATTTTCCTAtatagggtgggtttataaggggtgtcctaacaATGGGTATATTACTAAGTTACCCTTAATCATTTTAAATTACTTAAATACCTTTCAcctaaatttaaaacataaatcTAAACTAGATGACCGCTGCCACGGTGGGACGGCCGACCGAAGAAATCGGcgtaaaagtatcatttttcctgacacggtgcgaaagtatcatttttctgacacgacgcgaaagtatcatttttcttgacacggggtgaaagtatcatttttcttgaaacggaaaattagtcgatgcataaaccaaaatatggctgcataatgagTTATGCATCCTCTGTGGTGATTTGCATAACggttatgcattcaattttcgaaaattgtgcctaaagtgaaagtatcacttttcttgaaacggagggagtacatcgttttattagttgcaacggaaaataagttgatgcattaaccaaaatatgactacataaagtattatgtatcctttgtggtggtttgtataatggatatacatttaattttcgaaaattgtgcctaaaatgataaacacttccgaatttttcgtaaaacctctaaatttgatattgttgtttatacttattgcgtagattttttttaaaaccattccagcgagataaaatttgtaaaattccaaggcacggatttttatatatgttatattaaagtttggttgccaattatacccctaaa
This is a stretch of genomic DNA from Papaver somniferum cultivar HN1 chromosome 1, ASM357369v1, whole genome shotgun sequence. It encodes these proteins:
- the LOC113294622 gene encoding replication protein A 70 kDa DNA-binding subunit C-like — its product is MLLIDSNGATLSASVPKNMIGKFGSLFQHGRIFSIENYDVRGAKQTYRPVDTKRIIVFTPSTEVRVLDATRVSIPDYKYTFVEFESLPKQLESGNSTLTDVVGKLSSIAPVKVVTRYDGKKITKREISIENMRGKVIKITLWENSTALISREIIQSHSKPVILIAVSTYVNEFRGKYSLASTNATKLYYNLSIPEVEQLTKRSIVPIRGRSMVGESAIQNRKSILELQDAVWDPKKQENNIFSCRATIQSILDLRSYSSCEKCSKKVEIRGNKTWCTTCQMEVTAVPRYHLEMEVQDSTGRTSFVAFDREVENLILAAPTTGMSKIEQGDHPAKEFETLYLHHQLEFQIKLTEFNMKQHVKTFTAQKMFQIHNGEAKGAEMMNSGPNFQEMKDTDGISVEETETKGKRVTTSDAESTEPKNSQTYKHILSTIY
- the LOC113294620 gene encoding pentatricopeptide repeat-containing protein At2g15690, mitochondrial-like — protein: MNQHSTTVNFTNKPSLPKLSSPKTTIMINSSFNKLKFASFYSVFSGYETRLQPNCRRGLLGLVSNRELLPHTTQGNDYYDELCKEGRIIDVIEDIEKHGESLDQNSLILIIQACIDSNSLVSGRRIHDYIMGSSKKFSISSFICKKLLEMFSKLGSVNDALKVLEEMPQSNLDSWNNVIMGFAKSGKCEEALRVFSEMKKKGFTPNESTFTGVLMACRSLGALEEGMAHLESMEKDYGITPLTEHYVSIVELLGKLRKISEAEAFINKVMPIGQNSILWETLRKYSSTGTNQRLAENSIASASGLNCSNKKRSKNNLISNQKREIPKKSEAYVKLKSLGEEMKAAGYVPDTKYVLHDIDEEAKEKALMYHSERLAIAYGLISTPEGTTLRIIKNLRICGDCHNAIKIISKIVEREIIVRDNKRFHHFKDGKCSCGDYW